A window of the Acanthochromis polyacanthus isolate Apoly-LR-REF ecotype Palm Island chromosome 10, KAUST_Apoly_ChrSc, whole genome shotgun sequence genome harbors these coding sequences:
- the mtnr1al gene encoding melatonin receptor type 1A-like: protein MLNGPTFRGHDPMRLVDPWHLPQLMSLEDHEPTMVEGTLGPRNTTPAGEEGAPGQQHQSFPWVVTLLAGVLITTIVVDVIGNLLVIVSVFRNRKLRKAGNAFVVSLALADLVVAIYPYPLVLTAIFHDGWIAGYIHCQISGFLMGLSVIGSIFNITGIAINRYCYICHSLKYDKLFSNSNTMCYVVLVWALTILAIVPNWFVESLQYDPRVYSCTFAQSVSSLYTITVVVVHFILPIGIVTYCYLRIWILVIQVRRRVKPDSRPKIKPHDLRNFLTMFVVFVLFAVCWAPLNLIGLAVALDSRLSRAIPEWLFTASYFMAYFNSCLNAVVYGVLNHNFRKEYKRIVLIIFKFHC from the exons ATGCTGAATGGACCGACCTTCCGTGGCCACGACCCGATGCGACTCGTCGACCCGTGGCACCTTCCGCAACTGATGTCCCTGGAGGACCATGAGCCTACCATGGTGGAGGGGACCCTGGGGCCCCGCAACACCACGCCCGCAGGGGAGGAAGGGGCCCCGGGTCAGCAGCACCAGTCTTTCCCCTGGGTGGTGACCTTGCTGGCGGGCGTCCTCATCACGACCATCGTGGTGGATGTTATCGGGAACCTGCTGGTCATCGTGTCCGTGTTCAGGAACAGGAAACTCAGGAAGGCAG GAAACGCCTTTGTTGTGAGCCTGGCCCTTGCTGACTTGGTGGTCGCCATCTATCCCTACCCGCTGGTTTTGACGGCCATCTTCCACGACGGCTGGATCGCCGGCTACATCCACTGTCAGATCAGTGGCTTCCTCATGGGCCTCAGCGTCATCGGCTCCATCTTCAACATCACAGGCATCGCCATCAACCGCTACTGCTACATCTGCCACAGCCTCAAGTATGACAAACTCTTCTCCAACAGCAACACCATGTGCTACGTGGTGCTTGTGTGGGCGCTCACCATCCTTGCCATCGTGCCCAACTGGTTCGTGGAGTCGCTGCAGTATGACCCACGGGTCTACTCCTGCACCTTCGCCCAGTCGGTCAGCTCGCTGTACACCATCACGGTGGTGGTGGTGCACTTCATCCTGCCCATCGGCATCGTCACCTACTGCTACCTGCGCATCTGGATCCTGGTCATACAGGTGAGGCGGAGGGTCAAGCCGGACTCGCGGCCAAAAATCAAGCCGCACGACCTCCGCAACTTCCTCACCATGTTTGTGGTGTTCGTGCTCTTCGCCGTCTGCTGGGCGCCGCTGAACCTGATCGGCCTGGCGGTGGCGCTGGACTCCAGGCTGAGCCGGGCCATACCGGAGTGGCTGTTCACGGCCAGCTACTTTATGGCATACTTCAACAGCTGTCTCAATGCCGTCGTCTACGGCGTCCTGAACCACAACTTCAGGAAGGAGTACAAGAGGATCGTTCTGATCATCTTCAAGTTCCACTGCTGA